One Diospyros lotus cultivar Yz01 chromosome 1, ASM1463336v1, whole genome shotgun sequence genomic window carries:
- the LOC127799975 gene encoding uncharacterized protein LOC127799975 — protein sequence MDGGGEESGAVPESVMEAVKRTSRNIKEFRTHFLEFLSLCDTEVLGELQPLQRAQSLLLLAKATTTLFTLRLRCNGVHPDDHPVKSELERLSLYQDKLQRFIDLSKAPLRPSTTLNYQAATRFIEHSLPDLTQEQRQSLRDIRRGEGPKIKYVDRSAHKKRKHRSSEKQSISTAAQEFLEKAARELLGDNKSGFKGPLQPEAFNEDDQPMD from the exons ATGGACGGAGGAGGGGAGGAGAGTGGAGCAGTGCCGGAGTCGGTAATGGAAGCGGTGAAGAGAACATCTCGCAACATTAAAGAATTCAGAACTCATTTTCTAGAGTTTTTATCTCTCTGCGACACTGAAGTTCTCGGCGAATTGCAACCTCTGCAACGGGCTCAGTCTCTCCTGTTGCTAGCCAAGGCCACCACGACTCTGTTCACCT TGAGGTTGAGGTGTAATGGTGTTCACCCGGATGATCACCCCGTGAAATCAGAGCTT GAGAGATTAAGCTTGTACCAAGACAAACTGCAGCGATTCATTGACCTGAGTAAAG CACCACTTCGACCATCAACTACCTTGAATTACCAGGCAGCAACGCGTTTTATTGAGCACTCATTGCCTGATCTAACCCAAG aacAGAGGCAGAGTTTGAGGGATATCAGGAGAGGAGAAGGACCGAAAATTAAGTACGTGGACAGAAGTGCCCATAAAAAACGGAAACACCGGTCATCTGAGAAGCAATCTATTTCTACTGCAGCCcaggaatttcttgaaaaagcAGCCCGTGAGCTTCTTGGTGATAATAAAAGTGGTTTTAAAGGTCCTTTACAGCCGGAGGCTTTCAATGAAGATGACCAACCCATGGATTGA
- the LOC127799994 gene encoding LOW QUALITY PROTEIN: pentatricopeptide repeat-containing protein At4g31850, chloroplastic (The sequence of the model RefSeq protein was modified relative to this genomic sequence to represent the inferred CDS: deleted 1 base in 1 codon; substituted 1 base at 1 genomic stop codon): MAASVLCSSRICFSNVDYTAKTDKQYGSKHIGLVERRGSGSLKVFPRGSTANWKKHRRKKAGLCGFMMRSSNGARISMSSDEAFGALKSISDPDEVFSFFMSVAELPNVVHTTETCNYMLELLRVHRRVDDMVIVFDLMQKQIIYRSLNTYLTIFKGVGVRGGIRAAPFALERMRLYGFILNAYSYNGLIHVLLRSGYCKEALGVYRRAISEGIKPSLKTYSALMVASGKRRDTETVMGLLKEMERLGLRPNVYTFTICIRVLGRSGKIDEAYRILKKMDDEGCGPDVITYTVLIDALCNAGKLDKAREVFAKMKSSHHKPDRVTYITLLDKFSDCGDVDAVREFWSEMEADGYAADVVTFTILVDSLCKSGNFDEAFDTLDNMRKMGIVPNLHTYNTIIGRLLRVNRLNEALEFFGGMESLGIKPTAYTYILFIDYYGKSREPEKALETFEKMKTSGVVPNIVACNASLDSLAVMGRLGEARQMFTGLKKIGLAPDAITYNSMIKCYSRAGKIDDAVQLLSEMMEYGCELDVVNVNSLIDSLYKAGRVDEAWAMFYRMKQMRLAPTIVTYNTLLAGLGREGRVQEAIELFESITAQGCHPNTITFNTLLDCLCKNDEIDMALKLLYEMRKMNCTPDVFTYNTVIYGLIRENKVNDAFLLFHQMRKMLYPDTVTLCTLLPGIVKAGRIEDAFKITESFVHQVNSPDRXLFWGDLLQGILSLAELDQSISFIERLVLEGLCRNDSVVLPLLKSMCKHKKALDAHELFMKFTKGFGIQPSSEAYYVLIEGLLDVDATGLAWGLFKEMKTSGCAPDVGTYNLLLDNLGKSGSVDKIFELYEEMLHRGCKSNTITHNIVISGLVKSDRLEEAIDLYYDLISGDFNPTPCTYGPLIDGLLKLGKLDEAKNFLEEMGDYGCKPNCAIYNILINGYGKAGDLETARELFNRMIKEGIRPDLKSYTILVDCHCIVGEVQDALHFFKELKSSGIDPDIISYNLMINGLGKSRRLEEALLLFNEMQDRGVIPNLYTYNSLIFNLGVAGMIEEAGKMYEELLLKGLEPTVFTYNALIRGYSTCGNTARAYSVYEKMMAGGCSPNTGTFAQLPN, translated from the exons ATGGCTGCGAGTGTGCTCTGCTCCTCAAGAATTTGCTTCAGTAATGTCGACTACACTGCTAAGACTGACAAGCAGTACGGTTCAAAGCACATCGGGTTAGTAGAACGAAGAGGTTCTGGAAGTTTGAAGGTTTTTCCTCGTGGGTCTACGGCGAATTGGAAGAAACACAGGAGAAAGAAGGCGGGTCTTTGTGGGTTCATGATGAGAAGTTCAAATGGGGCTAGAATTAGCATGTCTTCGGATGAGGCATTTGGGGCTTTGAAGTCAATTTCAGACCCAGATGaggtattttctttcttcatgtCGGTTGCTGAGCTGCCCAATGTTGTTCACACGACTGAGACCTGTAATTACATGCTTGAGCTCTTGAGGGTTCATAGGAGGGTAGATGATATGGTGATCGTGTTTGATTTGATGCAAAAGCAAATTATCTACAGGAGTTTGAATACTTATTTGACCATATTTAAGGGTGTTGGTGTAAGAGGTGGGATTAGGGCTGCCCCATTTGCACTCGAAAGAATGAGATTATATGGGTTTATTTTGAATGCTTATTCCTACAATGGGTTGATCCATGTACTTCTTCGTTCTGGGTACTGTAAAGAGGCTCTAGGGGTTTACAGAAGAGCCATATCTGAAGGGATTAAGCCTAGTCTCAAGACCTACTCTGCCCTTATGGTAGCTTCTGGGAAGAGAAGAGATACCGAAACAGTCATGGGCTTACtcaaagaaatggaaagattgGGGTTGAGGCCAAATGTTTATACTTTTACTATATGCATTAGAGTTCTTGGGAGGTCTGGGAAAATTGATGAGGCATATCGTATTCTTAAAAAAATGGATGATGAGGGCTGTGGACCTGATGTAATTACTTATACGGTTCTCATTGATGCTCTCTGTAATGCAGGAAAACTTGATAAGGCAAGAGAAGTGTTTGCAAAGATGAAATCCAGCCATCATAAACCTGATCGAGTAACTTACATCACTCTGTTGGATAAGTTCAGTGATTGTGGAGATGTGGATGCTGTAAGAGAATTTTGGAGTGAGATGGAAGCTGATGGTTATGCTGCAGATGTTGTTACTTTCACAATACTTGTTGATTCTTTGTGCAAATCTGGGAATTTTGATGAGGCATTTGATACCTTAGATAACATGAGAAAGATGGGAATCGTGCCAAATCTTCACACGTATAATACAATAATTGGCAGGCTTTTGAGAGTTAATAGATTGAATGAAGCGCTGGAATTTTTTGGTGGTATGGAATCTTTAGGCATTAAACCTACAGCTTACACATACATACTTTTCATTGACTACTATGGAAAGTCAAGAGAACCTGAAAAAGctcttgaaacttttgaaaagaTGAAAACTAGTGGAGTTGTTCCTAATATTGTTGCTTGCAATGCATCTTTGGACAGTCTAGCAGTAATGGGTAGGCTTGGAGAGGCAAGACAAATGTTTACTGGACTTAAGAAGATTGGGCTTGCTCCGGATGCTATAACCTACAACTCAATGATCAAGTGTTACAGTAGGGCTGGGAAAATAGATGATGCCGTTCAATTACTCTCTGAGATGATGGAATATGGCTGTGAACTTGATGTGGTCAATGTGAATTCTTTGATTGACTCTCTTTACAAGGCTGGCCGAGTAGATGAGGCATGGGCAATGTTTTACAGAATGAAGCAGATGAGACTTGCTCCTACTATTGTGACCTACAATACATTATTGGCTGGATTAGGGAGGGAGGGGAGGGTTCAAGAGGccattgaattatttgagagcATTACTGCACAAGGATGCCACCCAAACACAATTACTTTCAATACACTTTTGGATTGCCTTTGTAAAAATGATGAGATTGATATGGCCTTGAAATTGCTTTACGAGATGAGAAAGATGAATTGCACTCCTGATGTCTTTACTTACAACACTGTCATTTATGGTTTAATCAGAGAGAACAAAGTTAATGATGCATTCTTGCTCTTCCATCAAATGAGGAAGATGCTATATCCTGATACTGTAACTTTGTGCACACTTCTCCCAGGTATTGTGAAGGCTGGGCGGATTGAGGATGCTTTTAAGATCACCGAGAGCTTTGTTCACCAGGTAAATAGTCCAGACAGATGACTCTTC TGGGGAGATTTGCTGCAAGGAATTCTTAGCCTAGCTGAATTAGATCAATCAATTTCATTCATTGAAAGGTTGGTGCTTGAGGGGCTTTGCAGAAATGACTCAGTAGTCTTACCTCTTTTGAAGAGTATGTGCAAGCATAAGAAAGCCCTTGATGCCCATgaactttttatgaaatttaccAAAGGTTTTGGAATTCAACCATCATCGGAAGCTTATTATGTACTCATTGAAGGGCTTCTAGATGTTGATGCTACTGGATTGGCTTGGGGTCTCTTCAAGGAGATGAAGACTTCTGGTTGTGCTCCAGATGTTGGCACCTACAACTTGTTGCTTGATAACCTTGGGAAGTCTGGGAGTGttgacaaaatttttgaattgtaTGAAGAGATGCTCCACAGGGGATGTAAGTCTAACACCATAACTCACAATATAGTTATTTCTGGTCTTGTAAAGTCTGATAGATTAGAAGAAGCAATAGATTTATACTACGATCTTATAAGTGGAGATTTCAATCCCACTCCTTGTACATATGGCCCTCTCATAGATGGTCTTCTAAAGCTAGGAAAATTGGATGAAGCTAAGAATTTCTTGGAGGAGATGGGGGATTATGGATGTAAACCTAACTGTGCCATCTACAATATTCTTATAAATGGGTATGGCAAAGCAGGGGATCTGGAAACTGCTCGCGAGTTGTTTAATAGGATGATTAAAGAGGGAATAAGACCGGATTTGAAGTCGTACACCATTCTTGTGGATTGCCACTGCATAGTGGGGGAAGTGCAGGATGCTTTGCACTTCTTCAAGGAATTAAAGTCATCTGGCATTGATCCTGACATAATTTCCTACAACCTGATGATCAATGGCCTTGGGAAATCAAGAAGACTGGAAGAAGCTCTCTTGCTGTTCAATGAGATGCAGGATAGAGGGGTTATTCCTAACCTTTATACCTACAATTCCTTAATATTCAATCTTGGGGTTGCTGGAATGATAGAGGAAGCAGGGAAGATGTACGAAGAGCTCCTACTTAAGGGCCTTGAACCTACTGTCTTTACATATAATGCTCTCATCCGTGGATATAGCACGTGTGGTAATACTGCTCGTGCATATTCAGTCTATGAGAAGATGATGGCTGGAGGCTGCAGCCCTAACACTGGGACATTTGCTCAGCTTCCTAACTAA
- the LOC127800001 gene encoding NADH dehydrogenase [ubiquinone] 1 alpha subcomplex subunit 2, with protein sequence MAWRANLSRNLKELRVLFCPASPASSSARNFIENNYKDLKKLNPKLPILIRECNGVEPQLWARYDMGVERGIRLEGMTEAQILKALEDLGKVGAALKT encoded by the exons ATGGCGTGGAGAGCCAACCTATCTCGCAATCTGAAGGAGCTTCGAGTCCTCTTTTGCCCTGCTTCGCCTGCCAGTTCATCAGCTag AAATTTCATAGAGAACAATTACAAGGATCTGAAGAAGTTGAACCCTAAGCTCCCAATATTGATCCGCGAATGCAACGGGGTTGAGCCTCAGCTTTGGGCGAGATATG ATATGGGAGTTGAGAGAGGGATACGTCTGGAAGGAATGACAGAGGCTCAGATCTTGAAAGCACTGGAGGACCTTGGAAAAGTTGGTGCAGCTCTTAAAACTTGA
- the LOC127800027 gene encoding uncharacterized protein LOC127800027 isoform X2 — MKRSFVGLHHSRAVDEEARTRLKHQTLLEEYLQLQKEFVSMKRKLKTVMKRRDTLVAEVRFLARRRQYLLKTQSLNLKLEDHPQPQNSDTPSKILEKNRKGIIKAAALGHPYLGLVSSQVQI, encoded by the exons ATGAAAAGGTCTTTTGTGGGTCTTCATCACTCTCGCGCCGTCGATGAAGAAGCCAGGACTAGACTCAAGCATCAGACGCTATTGGAAGAGTACTTGCAATTACAAAAG GAGTTTGTTTCGATGAAGAGAAAGTTGAAGACAGTGATGAAAAGGAGAGATACCCTTGTTGCTGAAGTCCG ATTTTTGGCACGAAGGCGTCAATATTTATTGAAAACCCAATCTTTGAATCTCAAACTTGAAGATCATCCCCAACCACAAAATTCAGATACACCGAGTAAAATTCTCGAAAAGAATAGGAAAGGTATTATCAAAGCAGCTGCACTGGGACACCCTTATTTAGGCTTGGTTTCAAGTCAAGTCCAGATATG A
- the LOC127800027 gene encoding uncharacterized protein LOC127800027 isoform X3, whose translation MKRSFVGLHHSRAVDEEARTRLKHQTLLEEYLQLQKEFVSMKRKLKTVMKRRDTLVAEVRFLARRRQYLLKTQSLNLKLEDHPQPQNSDTPSKILEKNRKES comes from the exons ATGAAAAGGTCTTTTGTGGGTCTTCATCACTCTCGCGCCGTCGATGAAGAAGCCAGGACTAGACTCAAGCATCAGACGCTATTGGAAGAGTACTTGCAATTACAAAAG GAGTTTGTTTCGATGAAGAGAAAGTTGAAGACAGTGATGAAAAGGAGAGATACCCTTGTTGCTGAAGTCCG ATTTTTGGCACGAAGGCGTCAATATTTATTGAAAACCCAATCTTTGAATCTCAAACTTGAAGATCATCCCCAACCACAAAATTCAGATACACCGAGTAAAATTCTCGAAAAGAATAGGAAAG AGAGttga
- the LOC127800027 gene encoding uncharacterized protein LOC127800027 isoform X1 translates to MKRSFVGLHHSRAVDEEARTRLKHQTLLEEYLQLQKEFVSMKRKLKTVMKRRDTLVAEVRFLARRRQYLLKTQSLNLKLEDHPQPQNSDTPSKILEKNRKGIIKAAALGHPYLGLVSSQVQIW, encoded by the exons ATGAAAAGGTCTTTTGTGGGTCTTCATCACTCTCGCGCCGTCGATGAAGAAGCCAGGACTAGACTCAAGCATCAGACGCTATTGGAAGAGTACTTGCAATTACAAAAG GAGTTTGTTTCGATGAAGAGAAAGTTGAAGACAGTGATGAAAAGGAGAGATACCCTTGTTGCTGAAGTCCG ATTTTTGGCACGAAGGCGTCAATATTTATTGAAAACCCAATCTTTGAATCTCAAACTTGAAGATCATCCCCAACCACAAAATTCAGATACACCGAGTAAAATTCTCGAAAAGAATAGGAAAGGTATTATCAAAGCAGCTGCACTGGGACACCCTTATTTAGGCTTGGTTTCAAGTCAAGTCCAGATATGGTAA